From one Bacteroides intestinalis DSM 17393 genomic stretch:
- a CDS encoding DUF6807 domain-containing protein — MHKYTEIKSIILSLFHLSFFVLFSSCSSTHTPFAVVDTNRALEYTMDGKHLFTYNYAVTYPPQGVDTVYKRSGFIHPLRTLEGEVLTNCSPADHYHHFGLWYAWTKTTFEENEIDFWNLYKKQGTVRFRQFVEVQPDGFSAVLDHVAYPDSTKEKIAMTEQLKIRVGKPKQRGYYIDYHTMLRCATSAPVVLESYRYGGICIRVCESWNGQTTEMLTSEGLDRNNADGSLARWCYFQKKPGKDDACILIVPYPSNLNYPEPIRVWNDKANNSRGDLMWNFSPTKRQSFTLHPDQELRLSYRIYVLDESINASTAEALAKEVI, encoded by the coding sequence ATGCATAAATACACTGAAATAAAGAGCATCATTTTATCTCTATTCCATTTAAGTTTTTTCGTACTTTTCAGCTCATGCTCTTCTACCCACACTCCGTTTGCTGTGGTAGATACAAATAGAGCATTGGAGTACACAATGGATGGAAAGCACTTGTTTACTTACAATTATGCAGTAACTTATCCTCCACAGGGTGTAGATACTGTTTATAAACGAAGCGGATTCATCCATCCTTTACGTACATTGGAAGGTGAGGTACTGACCAATTGTTCCCCAGCCGACCATTATCACCATTTCGGCTTGTGGTATGCCTGGACAAAAACCACATTCGAAGAAAATGAAATTGACTTCTGGAATCTCTATAAGAAACAAGGTACAGTTCGTTTTCGGCAATTCGTAGAAGTGCAACCTGATGGTTTTTCCGCTGTACTCGACCATGTGGCATATCCCGACTCCACGAAAGAAAAAATAGCGATGACCGAGCAACTGAAAATCCGTGTGGGAAAACCCAAACAACGGGGATATTACATTGACTATCACACCATGCTTCGTTGTGCCACTTCTGCCCCGGTAGTATTGGAAAGCTACCGCTATGGAGGCATTTGTATCCGTGTATGCGAAAGTTGGAATGGGCAGACAACCGAGATGCTCACATCCGAAGGACTCGACCGTAACAATGCCGATGGATCACTGGCCCGTTGGTGCTACTTTCAAAAGAAACCCGGCAAAGACGATGCCTGTATCCTGATTGTTCCTTACCCTTCCAATCTGAACTATCCCGAACCGATACGGGTATGGAATGATAAAGCCAATAATTCCCGAGGCGACCTGATGTGGAACTTCTCTCCAACCAAACGCCAGTCATTTACTTTGCATCCCGATCAGGAATTGCGTCTTTCTTATCGGATCTATGTGCTGGATGAATCGATAAACGCCTCTACTGCCGAGGCACTTGCAAAAGAGGTTATCTAA
- a CDS encoding sugar kinase, with product MNKKQITTNKKVVTFGEVMLRLTAPDFLRFSQTNQMIATYGGSEANVAVSLANFGISTEFVTRLPDNAVARACIASLRANGLGTEGIVFGGKRMGLYFLESGAAFRNSNVVYDREGSSFATLRPGMIDWEKIFSDAGWFHWSGIAAALSQDGADACREALEIADRMGLTISCDLNFRKKLWNYGSSAAEVMQPLVQYSDVIFGAEPEYKEILGIQPVGFKAVDAADTTFEANLSAFEEFGRRVVELVPRCQKAFLELRNSITSNHNLLAAVLYSDSTLKHTGIYDIECEVDRVGAGDAFVGGMIYGLIMYPDNDQKALEYALAASALKNTVYGDFNHVTVEEVESLMQGNTSGRVSR from the coding sequence ATGAACAAGAAACAAATTACCACAAATAAGAAAGTAGTCACCTTTGGTGAAGTAATGCTGAGGCTTACTGCTCCTGATTTCCTACGTTTTTCACAAACCAATCAGATGATAGCCACTTACGGTGGCAGTGAAGCAAATGTGGCCGTTTCGTTGGCTAACTTTGGTATTTCCACAGAATTCGTAACCCGCCTGCCGGACAATGCTGTGGCACGTGCCTGTATAGCTTCGCTCCGTGCTAACGGTTTAGGTACGGAAGGTATTGTTTTTGGTGGTAAGCGCATGGGGCTTTATTTCCTGGAAAGTGGTGCGGCATTCCGTAATTCTAATGTGGTTTACGACCGTGAAGGCTCTTCTTTTGCTACTTTGCGTCCGGGCATGATTGATTGGGAAAAGATATTCTCTGATGCCGGTTGGTTTCATTGGTCGGGTATTGCTGCTGCTTTGTCACAAGATGGTGCCGATGCATGTCGTGAGGCTCTTGAAATAGCTGACCGTATGGGATTGACTATCTCCTGTGACCTGAATTTCCGTAAGAAACTTTGGAACTATGGGAGTTCTGCTGCCGAAGTCATGCAACCTTTAGTACAATATAGTGATGTTATTTTCGGTGCCGAACCGGAATATAAAGAGATACTTGGCATACAGCCTGTCGGTTTCAAAGCGGTAGATGCTGCGGATACTACGTTTGAAGCAAACCTTTCTGCCTTTGAAGAGTTCGGTCGTCGGGTGGTGGAACTTGTTCCTCGTTGCCAGAAGGCATTTCTGGAACTTCGTAATTCCATTACTTCCAATCATAATTTGCTGGCTGCCGTTCTCTATTCTGATAGCACATTGAAGCATACAGGTATTTATGATATCGAATGCGAAGTGGACCGCGTGGGTGCCGGTGATGCTTTTGTCGGTGGCATGATTTATGGTCTCATAATGTATCCGGATAATGATCAGAAAGCATTGGAATATGCTCTGGCAGCCTCTGCATTAAAGAATACCGTATACGGTGATTTTAATCATGTGACGGTGGAGGAAGTAGAGAGCCTGATGCAAGGAAATACATCCGGAAGGGTATCACGATAA
- the nhaC gene encoding Na+/H+ antiporter NhaC: MKKIPSPLVSLLPIVLLVGMLFATIHTFGSDALGGGSQISLLTTTAFCVFIGIAFYRVPWKDYELAITNNIAGVATAIIILLIIGALSGAWMISGIVPTLIYYGMQIIHPDFFLASTCIICALISVMTGSSWTTIATIGIALMGIGKAQGFNEGWIAGAIISGAYFGDKISPLSETTILASSITDVPLFRHIRYMLITTTPSLIITLVIFTVMGFVIETHSTEHMADFAVSLKDTFTITPWLLIVPIVTGILIARKTPSIITLFLSTLLAGICAIIFQPELLREIAGESNIFKGVMMTFYGSTSLDTGNTMLTDLVSTRGMAGMMDTVWLILCAMCFGGAMTASGMLGSITSVFVRFMKGRVSVVASTVCSGLFLNLTTADQYISIILTGNMFRNIYEKKGYENRLLSRTTEDAVTVTSPLIPWNTCGMTQATILNVSTLTYLPYCFFNIISPLMSILVAAIGYKIVKRPVNNPE; this comes from the coding sequence TTGAAGAAAATTCCCTCTCCTTTAGTATCTCTCCTGCCCATCGTACTGTTGGTAGGAATGTTATTTGCCACAATACATACATTCGGAAGCGATGCCTTGGGAGGAGGAAGCCAGATTTCCCTGCTGACCACTACAGCTTTCTGCGTATTTATAGGAATAGCTTTTTACCGGGTTCCCTGGAAAGATTACGAACTCGCCATTACGAATAATATTGCCGGAGTTGCCACTGCCATCATCATTCTGCTGATTATCGGTGCACTGAGCGGTGCATGGATGATAAGCGGCATCGTCCCTACCCTTATATATTATGGTATGCAGATTATCCATCCCGATTTCTTCCTGGCATCCACCTGCATCATCTGCGCACTGATTTCCGTGATGACGGGTAGCTCGTGGACCACAATCGCCACTATCGGTATTGCCTTGATGGGCATCGGCAAAGCACAGGGCTTCAATGAGGGTTGGATAGCGGGAGCCATCATCTCCGGCGCCTACTTCGGTGATAAGATTTCTCCATTGTCAGAAACCACCATACTCGCTTCTTCCATAACGGATGTACCTTTGTTCCGGCATATACGTTATATGCTGATTACGACTACGCCGTCATTGATTATCACACTCGTTATCTTCACCGTGATGGGTTTCGTCATCGAAACGCACTCTACGGAACACATGGCCGACTTTGCCGTTTCGCTGAAAGATACATTCACCATCACTCCCTGGCTGCTGATTGTGCCCATAGTGACCGGAATACTTATTGCGCGGAAGACTCCGTCCATCATCACCTTGTTCCTCTCTACTCTGCTGGCAGGGATATGCGCTATCATCTTCCAGCCGGAATTGCTTCGAGAAATTGCCGGAGAGAGTAATATATTTAAAGGCGTAATGATGACATTCTACGGAAGCACCAGCCTGGACACGGGAAACACGATGCTGACCGACCTTGTCTCCACCCGTGGCATGGCGGGCATGATGGATACGGTCTGGCTGATACTTTGTGCCATGTGTTTCGGCGGCGCAATGACGGCAAGCGGCATGCTGGGCAGCATTACATCCGTCTTCGTACGCTTCATGAAAGGCAGGGTCAGTGTGGTGGCCTCCACCGTTTGTTCGGGATTGTTTCTCAATCTCACCACTGCCGACCAGTATATCAGTATCATCCTTACCGGAAATATGTTCCGCAACATTTATGAGAAAAAAGGATATGAGAACCGGTTGCTGAGCCGCACAACGGAAGATGCCGTCACCGTCACTTCGCCTCTGATACCTTGGAACACCTGTGGAATGACGCAGGCAACGATATTGAACGTATCTACGCTGACGTACCTTCCCTATTGCTTTTTCAACATTATCAGCCCGCTGATGAGCATCCTGGTTGCAGCCATCGGATATAAAATTGTGAAGCGTCCCGTGAACAATCCCGAATAA
- a CDS encoding DUF4251 domain-containing protein, whose protein sequence is MKKFIALVALVMMSAATTAMYAQESRAERRADRKAQRDAERARMKAEEQVADAISYDDAVAALKAHQFVLEADQVMFRNGQTAFVNSNTNFVLVNQGRGTVQVAFNTVYPGPNGIGGVTVDGTTSDMKITTDKKGNVNCQFSIQGIGISAQIFITLTNGGNNASVTISPNFNSNTMTLSGNLVPLDQSSIFKGRSW, encoded by the coding sequence ATGAAAAAGTTTATTGCATTAGTAGCATTAGTAATGATGAGTGCGGCAACGACCGCCATGTATGCACAAGAAAGTAGAGCGGAACGCCGCGCAGACCGTAAAGCTCAGAGAGACGCAGAACGCGCCCGCATGAAAGCTGAAGAACAAGTGGCCGACGCCATTTCGTATGATGACGCTGTGGCAGCATTGAAAGCCCACCAGTTTGTACTGGAAGCTGACCAGGTGATGTTCCGCAACGGACAGACGGCTTTCGTAAACTCCAACACCAACTTCGTATTAGTGAACCAAGGACGTGGTACCGTGCAGGTAGCATTCAACACTGTATATCCCGGTCCTAACGGTATCGGTGGTGTAACTGTGGACGGAACAACCTCGGATATGAAGATTACTACTGATAAAAAAGGTAATGTAAATTGCCAGTTCAGTATTCAGGGTATCGGTATTTCGGCACAGATTTTCATTACGCTGACCAACGGTGGCAACAATGCCAGTGTAACCATCAGCCCGAACTTCAACTCCAACACTATGACGTTGAGCGGTAATCTGGTTCCGTTAGACCAATCCAGTATCTTCAAAGGACGTTCCTGGTAA
- a CDS encoding response regulator transcription factor, producing the protein MREFIIADNQDITKAGMMFLLSKQKDTALLLEADNKGELVQQLRLHPQAVVILDYTLFDFSGADELIVLHERFKEADWLLFSDELSVEFLRQVLFSSMSFGVVLKDNSKEEILSALQCASRKERFICNHVSNLLLSGSSVAPARPVPKDDLLTPAERSILKEIALGKTTKEIAAERNLSFHTVNSHRKNIFRKLGVNNAHEATKYAMKAGIVDLVEYYI; encoded by the coding sequence ATGAGAGAATTTATCATCGCCGACAATCAGGACATCACCAAAGCAGGTATGATGTTCTTACTTAGCAAGCAAAAAGACACTGCCTTGTTGCTGGAAGCGGACAACAAAGGAGAATTGGTTCAGCAACTGCGCCTGCATCCGCAAGCAGTGGTTATACTGGACTATACCTTGTTTGACTTTTCCGGAGCAGACGAGCTGATTGTATTGCACGAACGATTTAAGGAAGCCGACTGGTTGCTTTTCTCGGATGAGTTAAGTGTAGAGTTTTTGCGGCAAGTGCTGTTCAGCAGCATGTCGTTCGGGGTAGTATTGAAAGATAATTCAAAAGAAGAAATACTGTCTGCACTGCAATGCGCCTCAAGGAAGGAACGGTTCATCTGCAATCATGTAAGTAACCTGTTGCTGTCCGGCAGCAGTGTTGCTCCCGCCCGCCCCGTGCCGAAAGATGATTTACTGACCCCGGCGGAACGTAGCATACTGAAAGAAATAGCTTTAGGAAAAACAACCAAAGAGATTGCGGCGGAAAGAAATCTCAGTTTCCACACCGTAAACAGCCACCGCAAAAATATATTCCGCAAGTTAGGGGTGAACAATGCCCACGAAGCTACAAAATATGCGATGAAAGCGGGAATTGTCGACTTGGTGGAATACTATATATAA
- the mnmA gene encoding tRNA 2-thiouridine(34) synthase MnmA, whose protein sequence is MNIAVLLSGGVDSSVVVHLLCEQGYRPSLFYIKIGMDGAEFMDCSAEEDWEMASAVARRYGLPLEMIDLQNEYWEQVAAYAIDKIRRGLTPNPDVMCNRFIKFGCFEQKVGKEFDFTATGHYATTVSKDGKIWLGTAVDPVKDQTDFLAQIDYLQVSKLMFPLGGLMKQEVRDIARTAGLPTARRRDSQGICFLGKINYNDFVRHFLGEREGDIVEWESGKKIGTHRGYWFHTIGQRKGLGLSGGPWFVIRKDIEENVLYVSRGYDTQWQYGREFRMHDFHFITENPWQEAEEVDVTFKIRHTPEFMKGKLVQEGGNYRIISSDNLQGIAPGQFGVVYDEASRICIGSGEICV, encoded by the coding sequence ATGAATATTGCTGTTTTATTATCAGGAGGTGTCGACAGTTCTGTTGTCGTACACCTTCTTTGTGAACAAGGCTACCGTCCGTCCCTCTTTTACATTAAGATAGGAATGGACGGTGCCGAATTTATGGATTGTTCGGCCGAAGAAGATTGGGAGATGGCTTCGGCTGTTGCCCGCCGTTATGGCTTGCCTTTGGAGATGATAGATTTGCAGAATGAATATTGGGAACAGGTGGCTGCCTATGCCATTGATAAAATCCGTCGCGGCTTGACTCCCAATCCTGATGTGATGTGCAACCGGTTCATCAAATTCGGCTGTTTCGAGCAGAAGGTAGGGAAGGAATTTGACTTTACCGCTACCGGACATTATGCCACTACCGTCAGTAAAGACGGGAAGATATGGCTGGGTACAGCCGTAGACCCGGTAAAAGACCAAACCGATTTCCTCGCCCAGATTGATTACCTGCAAGTTTCCAAACTAATGTTCCCCTTGGGTGGGCTGATGAAACAGGAAGTACGGGACATTGCCCGCACGGCAGGATTGCCCACTGCCCGCCGCCGTGACAGTCAAGGCATCTGCTTTTTGGGCAAGATTAACTATAATGACTTTGTCCGCCATTTCCTTGGCGAGCGTGAAGGGGACATTGTGGAGTGGGAAAGCGGTAAGAAGATTGGTACGCATCGCGGATATTGGTTCCATACTATCGGACAGCGTAAAGGTCTGGGGCTGAGTGGCGGTCCCTGGTTTGTTATTCGGAAGGATATTGAAGAAAATGTGCTTTATGTTTCTCGCGGATATGACACACAGTGGCAATACGGTCGTGAATTCCGAATGCACGATTTCCATTTTATTACAGAAAATCCCTGGCAGGAGGCTGAAGAAGTGGATGTTACTTTTAAAATCAGGCACACGCCGGAGTTTATGAAAGGAAAATTAGTACAGGAAGGAGGGAACTACCGTATCATTTCTTCTGATAATCTGCAAGGCATAGCTCCGGGACAATTCGGTGTAGTTTATGACGAGGCTTCCCGGATATGTATCGGTAGCGGAGAAATCTGTGTCTGA
- a CDS encoding O-acetylhomoserine aminocarboxypropyltransferase/cysteine synthase family protein — translation METKRLHFETLQLHVGQEQPDLATDARAVPIYQTTSYVFRDSAHAAARFGLQDAGNIYGRLTNSTQGVFEARVAALEGGVAALAVASGAAAVTYAFENITRAGDHIVSAKTIYGGTYNLLAHTLPAYGVTTTFVDPTELSNFENAIQENTKAVFIETLGNPNSNIIDIDAIAEIAHRHRIPLIIDNTFGTPYLIRPIEHGADIVVHSATKFIGGHGTSLGGVIVDSGKFDWVASGKFPQLTEPEPCYHGVRFTDAAGPAAYVTRIRAVLLRDTGATISPFNAFILLQGLETLSLRVERHVENALKVVDFLKKHPKVAAVNHPSLPEHPDHALYEKYFPNGAGSIFTFEVKGGVKEAHTFIDNLQIFSLLANVADVKSLVIHPATTTHSQLNEQELEEQGIKPGTIRLSIGTEHIADLLDDLSQALDKI, via the coding sequence ATGGAAACAAAGAGATTGCATTTTGAGACGCTTCAACTCCACGTAGGACAAGAACAGCCCGACCTGGCTACCGATGCGCGCGCCGTGCCCATTTACCAAACTACTTCATACGTATTCCGTGACTCAGCCCATGCTGCCGCACGCTTCGGTCTGCAAGATGCGGGTAATATTTACGGTCGGCTGACAAACTCCACACAAGGCGTGTTTGAGGCTCGTGTGGCTGCACTGGAAGGTGGCGTTGCTGCATTGGCGGTTGCCTCAGGAGCTGCTGCCGTTACTTATGCTTTTGAGAATATCACCCGTGCCGGAGATCATATTGTCTCAGCCAAGACCATCTACGGAGGTACCTATAATCTGTTGGCGCATACTTTGCCGGCCTACGGAGTGACTACCACTTTTGTAGACCCTACGGAGCTTTCAAACTTTGAGAATGCGATACAGGAGAATACGAAAGCCGTATTTATCGAAACCCTGGGCAATCCCAATTCCAATATCATTGATATTGATGCCATTGCCGAAATTGCCCATCGCCACCGGATTCCATTGATTATTGATAATACGTTCGGTACTCCTTACCTGATACGTCCCATAGAGCACGGGGCGGATATCGTAGTCCACTCCGCTACGAAGTTCATCGGCGGTCATGGCACGTCATTGGGAGGTGTGATTGTGGATAGCGGTAAGTTCGACTGGGTGGCTTCCGGTAAGTTCCCCCAACTCACGGAACCGGAACCTTGTTATCATGGTGTACGGTTTACGGATGCTGCGGGGCCTGCGGCTTATGTCACACGTATCCGCGCCGTACTGCTTCGTGACACGGGGGCTACTATTAGCCCGTTCAACGCATTCATTCTGTTGCAGGGACTGGAAACGCTGTCTCTCCGTGTGGAACGCCATGTGGAAAATGCCTTGAAAGTGGTTGATTTCCTGAAGAAGCATCCTAAAGTGGCGGCGGTCAATCATCCGTCATTGCCGGAACATCCGGACCATGCTTTGTATGAGAAGTATTTCCCCAATGGTGCCGGTTCCATCTTTACCTTTGAAGTGAAGGGCGGAGTGAAAGAGGCGCATACTTTTATTGATAACTTGCAGATATTCTCGCTTCTGGCGAATGTGGCGGATGTCAAATCTCTCGTCATTCATCCCGCTACCACCACCCATTCGCAACTGAATGAGCAGGAACTGGAAGAACAAGGTATCAAGCCGGGAACTATCCGTCTGTCCATCGGCACGGAACACATTGCCGATTTGCTGGACGACTTGTCTCAGGCATTAGATAAAATTTGA
- a CDS encoding S41 family peptidase, whose product MRRRNIQLFLLLGVLAMTSLFSCGVDRWPEYYKWTGRDLWIDSVMREEYLWFEDIPNTKDLNYFLEPDAFLKKIISPLDKGYSSVDTLYATPLPSYGFDYTLYSIVGNDTAFNALITYVIPGSPAAEVGLKRGEWIMKVNDDFITKKTEELLKEGESRKLLMGEYSTQENEAGETEGVITSYGEANLPASRPVEDVTIPAYDVLTGGVGYLAYNSFSAEDNSELLRLSQYYKENNVKEFVLDLRYNAGGAMDCVQLLATILAPADKLGSTLASLEYSQKQMSKDRELTFDNQLLQGGNNLNLSKVYILTSSTTAGAAEMLINCLKPYMTVVLVGATTKGENVATASFSSDKFQWILRPVVCEVFNSEGKADYSTGFTADYAVNSLQDFAKVLPLGNPNEEMLSAALGIIDGSIVLPEPEPETQMKAVKSVKVKRTFRNGLIVK is encoded by the coding sequence ATGAGAAGAAGGAATATACAGCTTTTCCTACTATTGGGAGTCCTCGCAATGACAAGTTTATTCTCTTGTGGAGTAGACCGTTGGCCGGAATATTACAAATGGACCGGGCGTGATCTATGGATAGACAGCGTCATGAGAGAAGAATATCTGTGGTTTGAAGACATCCCCAACACAAAGGACCTGAACTACTTCCTTGAACCAGATGCTTTTTTGAAGAAAATAATATCCCCACTCGATAAAGGATACTCCAGCGTAGATACGCTGTATGCTACCCCATTGCCAAGTTATGGTTTCGACTATACGCTGTATAGTATAGTTGGTAATGACACTGCTTTTAATGCGCTGATTACTTATGTAATACCCGGTTCTCCTGCCGCCGAAGTTGGTTTAAAACGGGGTGAGTGGATTATGAAAGTCAACGATGACTTTATCACCAAGAAAACTGAAGAATTATTGAAAGAAGGTGAAAGCCGGAAGTTATTAATGGGAGAATATAGTACACAGGAAAATGAAGCAGGGGAAACAGAAGGTGTCATTACTTCCTATGGTGAAGCCAACCTACCCGCTTCCCGCCCCGTGGAAGACGTTACGATACCCGCCTATGATGTTCTCACCGGTGGTGTAGGTTATCTGGCATACAATAGTTTCAGTGCAGAAGATAATAGTGAATTGCTTCGACTCTCCCAATACTATAAAGAGAACAATGTGAAAGAGTTCGTTCTCGACTTACGCTACAATGCCGGTGGAGCAATGGATTGTGTACAACTTCTGGCAACGATATTAGCACCTGCAGATAAATTAGGCAGTACCCTCGCTTCACTGGAATACAGCCAAAAGCAGATGTCCAAAGACCGGGAACTCACTTTCGACAACCAGCTTTTGCAAGGAGGTAACAATTTAAATCTATCGAAAGTATATATCCTGACAAGCAGTACTACTGCAGGCGCCGCAGAAATGCTGATCAACTGCCTGAAGCCTTATATGACCGTAGTACTTGTGGGTGCCACAACTAAGGGAGAAAACGTAGCAACAGCCAGTTTCTCCAGTGATAAGTTCCAGTGGATTCTTCGCCCCGTTGTATGCGAGGTATTCAATTCCGAAGGCAAGGCTGATTATTCCACTGGCTTTACTGCAGACTATGCAGTCAATTCCCTACAAGACTTTGCAAAAGTACTGCCCTTAGGTAATCCTAATGAAGAAATGTTGAGTGCAGCATTAGGAATTATCGACGGCAGCATCGTACTTCCGGAACCGGAGCCCGAAACCCAAATGAAGGCGGTGAAAAGTGTGAAAGTAAAACGCACCTTCCGCAACGGTCTTATCGTTAAATAA
- a CDS encoding DUF4595 domain-containing protein, which yields MKKNILIALLFIGGLTACNDSDNEQPENLESVNIFVCSDELAIPNALGYPVTNFSQIKLSEIKTGDAQPVTLTQTYDYEAGRIASFTSLQKFAAGGESFEIENITDVVYEDHKVIVTDEINNVSTYTLNDKGYAVSCVRQEMDGKVRSYTFSYLTNTAGKYFLKNITETLNGDRIYSTINIDYNNYRALRITQQIDVYEQTYIASTPADNEIANTSEIPYLFLTDLYPLSFHSVAIYGKFLGDAYNTLITNLRPEDNSESNETTAYKYKFDGRGIVTSCDEVTKSYGDNYERTIKYTIE from the coding sequence ATGAAGAAAAATATTCTCATAGCATTGCTATTCATAGGAGGATTGACGGCTTGTAATGATAGTGATAACGAACAACCGGAAAATTTAGAATCCGTAAATATCTTTGTCTGTAGTGACGAATTAGCAATACCAAATGCCCTTGGATATCCTGTAACTAATTTCTCACAAATAAAATTATCGGAGATTAAGACAGGAGACGCACAGCCGGTTACTCTCACTCAAACTTATGACTATGAAGCTGGTCGGATAGCAAGCTTTACATCTCTACAGAAGTTTGCAGCCGGAGGAGAATCCTTTGAAATAGAGAACATTACCGATGTTGTTTATGAAGATCACAAAGTAATAGTTACAGATGAAATCAACAATGTATCTACATATACACTGAATGATAAAGGATATGCCGTAAGTTGTGTACGTCAGGAAATGGATGGGAAAGTACGCTCTTACACATTCAGTTATCTCACCAATACAGCCGGAAAATATTTTCTTAAGAACATAACAGAAACACTGAATGGAGATCGAATTTATTCCACAATCAATATTGATTATAACAATTATAGAGCATTACGCATCACCCAGCAGATTGATGTTTATGAGCAAACGTATATAGCCAGCACACCTGCTGATAATGAAATTGCCAACACGTCAGAGATTCCGTATCTATTCTTGACAGATCTATATCCCCTTTCATTCCACTCGGTAGCCATTTACGGGAAGTTCTTGGGAGATGCATACAATACTCTGATTACTAACCTCAGACCCGAAGATAACAGTGAAAGTAACGAAACCACGGCTTATAAATATAAATTCGACGGACGAGGTATCGTTACTTCCTGTGATGAGGTGACCAAGAGTTACGGAGACAACTACGAGCGTACCATAAAGTACACAATCGAATAA
- a CDS encoding alpha/beta hydrolase: protein MKRKQILFSILLLFSVVATQAARVDTIMVKSPSMNKEVQVVYVLPDKALGEKAEACPVVYLLHGYGGNARTWIGIKPELPKIADEKGIIFVCPDGKNSWYWDSPKNPAYRYETFVASELVNYTDKNYSTIPEKKGRAITGLSMGGHGALWLAIRHKDVFGAGGSTSGGVDIRPFPKNWEMSKQLGEYEADSALWDQHTVITQIDKITDGDLALIIDCGEKDFFLEVNKALHKALLEKNISHDFITRPGAHNGQYWNNSIDYQILFFDKFFRK, encoded by the coding sequence ATGAAAAGAAAACAAATTTTATTCAGTATTCTATTACTGTTTTCGGTTGTTGCAACACAGGCTGCACGAGTAGATACTATTATGGTAAAAAGTCCTTCCATGAATAAGGAAGTACAGGTAGTGTATGTGCTTCCTGATAAAGCATTGGGAGAGAAAGCTGAGGCTTGCCCGGTCGTTTATCTGTTGCATGGTTATGGTGGGAATGCACGTACCTGGATAGGTATTAAGCCGGAGTTACCTAAGATTGCAGATGAAAAAGGAATCATTTTTGTATGTCCTGATGGTAAAAACAGTTGGTACTGGGATAGTCCTAAGAATCCGGCTTACCGCTATGAAACTTTTGTAGCTTCAGAACTGGTGAATTATACAGATAAAAACTATTCCACAATTCCGGAGAAAAAAGGAAGGGCCATTACCGGATTGAGCATGGGTGGTCATGGTGCTTTGTGGCTTGCAATCCGTCATAAAGATGTATTTGGTGCCGGAGGAAGTACCAGTGGTGGAGTGGATATCCGCCCATTCCCGAAGAATTGGGAGATGAGCAAACAACTCGGTGAATACGAGGCCGACAGCGCTTTATGGGACCAGCACACTGTCATTACCCAGATTGATAAGATTACAGATGGTGATTTGGCATTAATTATCGATTGTGGCGAAAAAGATTTCTTTCTGGAAGTAAATAAAGCATTGCATAAAGCTTTATTGGAAAAGAATATTAGTCATGACTTTATTACTCGTCCTGGTGCACATAACGGGCAATACTGGAATAACTCTATCGATTACCAAATTCTTTTCTTTGATAAATTCTTCAGGAAATAA